In the Sediminibacter sp. Hel_I_10 genome, one interval contains:
- a CDS encoding MBL fold metallo-hydrolase RNA specificity domain-containing protein: MKNNKINIHFLGAAGTVTGSKYLVDTGDKKILIDCGLFQGLKELRLKNWEYPPVEVSEIDMVLLTHGHLDHTGYLPRLVKQGFKGPIYGTNPTLDIAKIILNDSAKIQEQEAERANKEGYSKHSPAEPLYDLKDAEKTFPHFKNVPQSQWISLFDGIKARFQYNGHILGATFIELDVHGKRFVFSGDIGRTNDLLLYPPLKPKKADVLFIESTYGGRFHPDEAEALPQIEKLVNDTNNRGGSLFVPSFSVERAQLMMLIFWKLLKEKKIPKVQMIMDSPMGASVLELFHRTRDWHRLEDNECDEMCSHFTVVSSYRETMELRTDNKPKIVIAGSGMLTGGRMLNYLETQAQNPNNTLLFVGYQAEGTRGRKLLEGQKELKVYGKTVSLQMEVAEIQGLSAHADHAELIDWMSKIKNKPARIFIVHGEKEGAEALQKGIKETYGWDAEIPQLYNIEEIE; the protein is encoded by the coding sequence ATGAAAAACAATAAAATAAACATCCACTTTTTAGGAGCGGCAGGTACAGTAACTGGCTCAAAATATTTAGTGGATACAGGAGATAAAAAAATACTGATAGACTGCGGACTTTTTCAAGGGTTAAAAGAATTACGACTCAAAAACTGGGAATATCCACCCGTGGAAGTTTCAGAAATTGATATGGTATTGCTTACTCACGGCCATTTAGACCATACTGGCTATCTACCGCGATTAGTCAAGCAAGGGTTCAAAGGACCTATTTATGGCACCAATCCCACGTTAGATATTGCTAAAATCATTTTGAATGATAGTGCAAAAATTCAAGAACAGGAGGCCGAACGTGCCAACAAAGAAGGTTATTCCAAACATAGTCCTGCTGAACCATTGTACGATTTAAAAGATGCTGAAAAAACCTTTCCACATTTTAAGAACGTTCCACAATCCCAATGGATATCATTATTTGATGGTATCAAGGCGCGGTTTCAGTATAACGGACATATCCTTGGTGCAACTTTTATCGAGTTGGATGTACACGGAAAACGTTTTGTTTTTTCAGGAGATATTGGAAGAACCAATGATTTATTGCTTTATCCACCTCTGAAACCCAAAAAAGCAGATGTGCTTTTCATTGAATCCACTTATGGAGGAAGATTTCATCCTGACGAAGCGGAAGCACTTCCGCAGATTGAAAAATTGGTCAACGACACTAATAATAGAGGCGGAAGCCTATTTGTCCCAAGCTTTTCAGTAGAACGTGCCCAACTGATGATGCTTATTTTTTGGAAGTTACTGAAGGAAAAGAAAATCCCAAAAGTACAAATGATAATGGACAGCCCAATGGGAGCTAGTGTATTGGAATTGTTTCATCGTACAAGAGATTGGCACAGATTGGAAGACAATGAATGTGATGAAATGTGTTCACATTTTACAGTCGTAAGCAGTTATCGGGAAACTATGGAATTGCGAACAGACAACAAACCAAAAATCGTAATTGCTGGAAGTGGAATGCTTACCGGTGGCAGGATGCTCAACTACCTTGAAACTCAAGCACAAAACCCAAATAACACCCTGCTTTTTGTAGGCTATCAAGCTGAAGGCACTCGTGGAAGAAAGCTATTGGAAGGCCAAAAAGAATTAAAAGTGTATGGGAAAACGGTATCCCTTCAAATGGAAGTAGCCGAAATTCAAGGCCTCTCTGCACACGCAGACCACGCTGAATTAATTGATTGGATGAGCAAAATAAAAAATAAGCCAGCGCGAATTTTTATTGTGCACGGAGAAAAAGAAGGTGCGGAAGCACTTCAAAAAGGAATAAAGGAAACTTATGGATGGGATGCGGAAATCCCACAACTCTATAATATTGAAGAAATAGAATAG
- a CDS encoding universal stress protein, with product MKNILVPTDFSENCTKAAHLGIKMAKTYNAEIHFLHQMTTPVDWVKLDKLKEKRYPETLKQIGTAKANLRELEKIAEHEGLKCRTFLQFDSGQKDILEHSGHFHHDFIITGSSGTKGRVREITGSNVEKIVRKANAPIIVVKEDEVTFPFKNILFVSSFEEDVSHPFQAVLSIAEKCDAKIHLLRINTETDFNSINAGLNPVKLFLEKFPTLKNFSMNVHNESSVEEGINTFLKHQPADLIAMSTHGKTGFLSLFSKSIAEGVTNHSELPVMTIHIKK from the coding sequence ATGAAAAATATACTCGTACCCACCGATTTCTCTGAAAACTGCACTAAAGCTGCACATCTAGGGATTAAAATGGCAAAAACATACAATGCAGAAATACACTTTTTGCATCAGATGACCACACCTGTAGATTGGGTAAAATTAGATAAACTCAAAGAAAAGCGTTATCCAGAAACCTTAAAGCAGATAGGTACTGCAAAGGCTAATTTACGTGAACTCGAAAAAATAGCAGAACACGAAGGTCTTAAATGCCGAACTTTTCTACAATTCGATTCAGGACAAAAAGATATTTTGGAACATTCTGGTCATTTCCACCACGATTTCATCATTACAGGAAGTAGCGGTACCAAAGGCCGTGTAAGGGAGATAACGGGCAGTAATGTTGAAAAAATTGTAAGAAAGGCAAATGCGCCAATTATTGTGGTAAAAGAGGATGAAGTAACGTTTCCTTTTAAGAATATTCTATTTGTCTCTTCTTTTGAAGAAGATGTGAGTCATCCGTTTCAAGCTGTGCTTTCCATAGCTGAAAAATGTGATGCTAAAATTCATTTGTTACGCATTAATACAGAAACAGACTTTAATAGTATCAACGCTGGATTAAACCCTGTCAAGCTATTTCTTGAAAAGTTTCCCACCTTAAAAAACTTTTCTATGAACGTTCACAACGAATCGTCAGTAGAAGAAGGTATCAATACATTTCTAAAACATCAGCCCGCAGATTTAATTGCAATGAGTACCCACGGAAAGACAGGATTTTTGAGTTTATTTTCAAAAAGCATTGCAGAAGGCGTAACTAATCATTCAGAACTACCTGTGATGACCATACATATTAAAAAATGA
- a CDS encoding alpha/beta fold hydrolase, with amino-acid sequence MTLLLISIVFILPVVAIASYQHYKIGKQPAYDAKETLLNYEIIGSGENKLVLLHGLTGSLHYWKRNLESITTTHKLLLVDLLGFGDSPKPQSDYSLSIQLQALELILSKEEFNDGKTIIAGHSMGAMISLALLEKQPTWFKAGIFISIPVYKNADEFKEIMSSHSFVDRISTSKFSKYICMIHPIFMSSAFKPDNLTDDVYEDAKKHHWQSYYYSLTKVILKTDLYAIAKKIKDKDVLFIHGEKDTTAPLENALKLSKEFKNAQLITSSEGDHQFFLKEAEFVWNTIQDFTISDKKLQKTISNEH; translated from the coding sequence ATGACATTACTACTCATATCCATAGTGTTCATTCTTCCTGTTGTAGCTATAGCAAGCTATCAGCATTACAAAATTGGTAAGCAACCAGCTTATGATGCCAAAGAAACACTGTTGAATTATGAAATAATAGGCTCTGGAGAAAACAAACTTGTTTTGTTGCACGGTTTAACAGGCTCATTGCATTATTGGAAACGCAATTTAGAAAGTATTACAACTACACATAAGCTACTTTTAGTCGACCTGCTAGGTTTTGGTGATTCGCCAAAACCACAAAGTGATTATTCCCTTTCAATACAATTGCAAGCCCTTGAATTAATTTTAAGCAAAGAAGAATTCAATGATGGCAAAACAATTATTGCGGGACATTCTATGGGAGCTATGATTTCATTGGCACTATTGGAAAAGCAACCAACTTGGTTCAAGGCAGGAATTTTTATAAGCATACCTGTTTATAAGAACGCTGATGAGTTTAAAGAAATTATGTCATCCCATTCCTTTGTGGATAGGATTTCAACAAGCAAATTCTCGAAATACATTTGTATGATTCATCCCATTTTTATGTCGAGTGCATTCAAACCTGACAACCTCACAGATGATGTTTATGAAGATGCAAAAAAGCATCATTGGCAGAGTTATTATTATTCACTTACAAAGGTCATCTTGAAAACAGATTTATATGCGATTGCAAAGAAAATTAAGGATAAAGACGTGCTTTTTATTCACGGAGAAAAAGACACCACTGCACCTTTAGAAAATGCCTTAAAATTATCAAAGGAATTTAAAAACGCACAACTAATTACTTCATCTGAAGGAGACCATCAGTTCTTTCTGAAAGAAGCAGAATTTGTTTGGAACACAATTCAAGATTTTACTATTTCAGATAAAAAATTACAAAAAACCATATCTAATGAGCACTAA
- a CDS encoding ribose-phosphate pyrophosphokinase: MKTILFSLPGNEELTELMATKMDAEVGKATLRKFPDGESYTRILSDVKDKCVVLVCTLHEPDEKLLPLYFLSHTAKSLGAMCTCLVAPYLAYMRQDKVFNEGEGVTSGFFGKLISGFADSITTVDPHLHRISSLGEVYQIPNKVIHAADAISEWIKENIENPVLIGPDSESEQWVSEVAKNAGAPFTVLQKVRHGDRDVEVSVPDVDIYKDATPILVDDIISTARTMIETVQHLKKAGMKPPICVGIHAVFSGNAYQDLLDSGVEKIVTCNTIPHSSNGIDLSDIMAKEVKKLMHHI; encoded by the coding sequence ATGAAAACAATATTATTCAGTCTTCCCGGAAATGAAGAACTCACAGAACTTATGGCTACAAAAATGGATGCTGAAGTGGGCAAAGCCACTTTGCGTAAATTCCCTGACGGGGAATCGTACACACGTATATTATCTGATGTTAAAGATAAATGTGTGGTACTGGTATGCACCTTACACGAACCAGATGAAAAACTGTTGCCGCTTTATTTTCTAAGTCACACAGCCAAATCATTAGGCGCTATGTGTACCTGTTTGGTAGCACCCTATTTGGCGTATATGCGGCAGGACAAAGTATTTAATGAAGGTGAAGGAGTGACTTCTGGTTTCTTCGGAAAATTGATTTCTGGTTTTGCCGATAGCATTACCACGGTTGACCCTCACTTGCACAGAATTAGTTCGTTAGGGGAAGTGTATCAAATTCCAAATAAAGTGATTCACGCTGCCGACGCAATTTCAGAATGGATTAAAGAAAATATCGAAAACCCGGTACTTATCGGACCTGATTCTGAAAGTGAACAATGGGTATCAGAAGTCGCCAAAAATGCAGGAGCACCATTTACGGTATTACAAAAGGTGCGTCACGGTGACCGTGATGTAGAAGTCTCTGTTCCCGATGTGGATATATATAAAGATGCTACACCCATTTTGGTAGATGATATTATTTCCACAGCCCGAACAATGATTGAAACCGTACAACATCTTAAAAAAGCAGGAATGAAACCACCTATTTGTGTAGGCATTCACGCCGTTTTTTCAGGAAACGCCTATCAAGATTTATTGGATTCCGGAGTAGAAAAAATAGTGACTTGTAATACCATCCCACACTCTTCAAATGGAATAGATTTAAGTGATATTATGGCAAAAGAGGTAAAAAAATTAATGCACCATATATGA
- a CDS encoding SDR family oxidoreductase, with the protein MDRVKNKVAIVTGGASGLGKSSAILLAREGAKIVITDLDEENGNKVVQQIKNDGGEAIFIKQDVSKEDQWKKVIETTLKTFGKLNILANAAGIAIGKNVEDITLADWKKLLSINLDGSFLGTQYGIKAIKESGEGGSIINFSSIEGLIGDPNFAAYNASKGGITLFTKSAALHCAKQGYGIRVNSIHPAYIWTPMVENFLKAQGDVEEGKKQLESLHPVGHLGEPDDIGYGVVYLASDESKFMTGSELVIDGGYTAQ; encoded by the coding sequence ATGGATCGAGTAAAAAATAAAGTAGCCATTGTCACAGGAGGTGCCTCTGGATTAGGAAAATCAAGTGCTATTTTATTGGCACGCGAAGGAGCAAAAATAGTAATAACAGATTTGGATGAAGAAAACGGAAATAAAGTAGTCCAACAAATCAAGAACGATGGCGGTGAAGCCATATTTATAAAACAAGATGTATCCAAAGAAGATCAATGGAAAAAGGTAATCGAGACTACGCTCAAAACCTTTGGCAAGCTAAATATCCTAGCTAATGCTGCTGGTATAGCAATCGGTAAAAACGTGGAAGATATCACGCTTGCAGACTGGAAAAAACTTTTAAGCATCAATTTAGATGGCAGTTTCCTAGGTACCCAATACGGTATTAAGGCTATAAAAGAAAGCGGAGAAGGTGGCTCAATCATTAACTTTTCTTCAATTGAAGGCCTTATTGGCGATCCCAATTTTGCTGCATATAACGCAAGTAAGGGTGGTATAACTTTATTTACCAAGTCTGCTGCACTTCATTGCGCGAAACAGGGTTATGGCATCCGTGTCAATTCCATTCATCCAGCCTATATATGGACACCAATGGTAGAAAATTTCCTAAAAGCCCAAGGTGATGTGGAGGAGGGCAAAAAGCAGTTAGAAAGTCTACATCCAGTTGGACACCTTGGAGAACCAGATGACATAGGTTATGGTGTCGTTTATCTAGCTTCGGATGAATCAAAATTTATGACCGGTTCTGAATTGGTAATAGATGGTGGTTACACAGCACAATAA
- a CDS encoding MgtC/SapB family protein, with translation MIEAFKNINPFILGLLISLGIGLILGLEREYDKLKEEQGFAGIRTFPIVAIIGFILGNLSTVYTPWLVIIIAAAFLLFLSLSHLSIVQKHIMTGITTNMALFATLILGVMVANHLHKEAVATAVIIVTLLSLKTTFNTFIKNITSEELFAFIKFSIIALLILPFLPNQDYGPEGLLNPFEIGAIIVIVSFLNFIGYFLVKYVGSKRGILLTAILGGLISSTAVAWIYASRSKESPELSKEYAAGIIIASAIMFPRLAILAYIFNSAILSYLAVPFIILTLICLISAILFIRKNTEVSKTAIDLGNPLNILNALGFGGIYVVILFAVFYGNQFFGESGLYYSALIAGLADTDAITISMAKFGSLEDKLALATNVIITATISNMIVKLGITYFKGSKKTGKLVMLIFGSVVVVGIAYILIQLGN, from the coding sequence ATGATAGAAGCCTTTAAAAATATCAACCCTTTTATCCTCGGACTACTCATCAGTCTGGGCATTGGCCTTATTCTGGGTTTGGAACGTGAATACGATAAACTGAAGGAAGAACAAGGTTTTGCAGGAATAAGAACCTTCCCTATTGTCGCTATTATTGGTTTTATCTTGGGCAATCTTTCCACAGTCTATACGCCTTGGTTGGTCATTATAATTGCAGCGGCATTTCTTTTGTTTCTGTCTTTGAGTCATCTTTCCATAGTGCAAAAGCACATAATGACTGGTATTACCACCAATATGGCATTGTTCGCTACGTTGATTTTGGGTGTTATGGTCGCCAATCATTTGCATAAGGAAGCAGTTGCTACTGCGGTAATTATAGTTACGTTGTTATCATTGAAAACAACCTTTAATACCTTCATTAAAAATATTACTTCAGAAGAGCTTTTTGCTTTTATTAAGTTTTCAATTATTGCGCTTTTGATTTTACCTTTCTTACCGAATCAAGACTATGGTCCAGAAGGATTGCTTAACCCTTTTGAGATTGGAGCAATTATAGTAATTGTCTCTTTTCTGAACTTCATCGGCTACTTTCTTGTTAAATATGTAGGTTCTAAACGTGGTATTCTGCTCACTGCCATTTTAGGCGGATTAATTTCAAGTACCGCTGTAGCTTGGATATATGCTTCCCGAAGTAAGGAATCGCCAGAACTTTCAAAAGAATATGCTGCGGGTATCATTATAGCGTCCGCCATAATGTTCCCAAGACTTGCCATCTTAGCCTATATTTTTAATAGTGCCATACTTTCTTATTTGGCCGTTCCCTTTATTATCCTGACACTTATCTGTTTGATAAGTGCCATTCTATTTATTAGAAAGAATACTGAAGTCTCAAAGACAGCAATTGACCTTGGCAACCCACTTAATATATTGAACGCTCTTGGCTTTGGTGGTATTTATGTGGTTATCCTATTTGCAGTTTTTTATGGAAACCAGTTTTTTGGCGAAAGCGGTTTATACTATTCAGCCCTAATTGCAGGATTGGCAGATACCGATGCGATAACTATTAGTATGGCAAAATTCGGGTCTTTGGAAGACAAACTCGCCCTCGCAACCAATGTGATTATTACCGCAACCATAAGTAATATGATTGTGAAGCTGGGTATTACCTATTTCAAAGGTTCCAAAAAAACGGGGAAACTGGTAATGCTCATTTTTGGAAGTGTCGTTGTCGTTGGCATAGCCTATATATTAATACAATTAGGAAATTAA
- a CDS encoding 2-hydroxyacid dehydrogenase: MKTTIFSTHKFEESHLLAANKGKHELNLLELRLTEKTASLAQGTEAISLFTSDDASTQVLEKLKESGVQYIALRTAGYNNVSIEKATELGIKVARVPAYSPYAIAEHTMALILALNRKLIKAHNRVRDQNFSLNGLTGFDLNGKTVGVIGTGKIGSVLVKILHGFGCKILVQDVIEDENLINSYNVSYTDCETICKQSDIISLHVPLTTSTKHLIDAKHISLMKQGVMLINTSRGGLVDTKAVIEGLKTKKIGYFGIDVYEEEEGLFFEDHSDDILQDDVIARLMTFNNVLITSHQAFLTETALTNIAETTIYNLDCFEKGKVSGNEVS, encoded by the coding sequence ATGAAAACAACCATATTCAGTACACATAAGTTTGAAGAATCTCATTTGTTAGCTGCAAATAAAGGTAAGCACGAGTTAAACCTACTTGAGCTACGGTTGACGGAAAAAACTGCTTCTTTGGCGCAGGGCACCGAGGCCATCAGTTTATTTACAAGTGATGATGCCTCTACTCAAGTGCTTGAAAAATTAAAGGAATCGGGAGTACAATATATTGCGCTTCGTACCGCTGGGTATAACAATGTATCTATCGAAAAAGCTACCGAACTGGGTATAAAAGTGGCTCGTGTTCCTGCCTATTCCCCTTACGCTATTGCAGAACATACAATGGCGCTAATACTCGCCCTAAACCGAAAATTGATTAAAGCTCACAACAGGGTACGTGACCAGAATTTTTCATTGAACGGTCTTACAGGTTTTGACCTTAACGGGAAAACCGTCGGTGTCATAGGTACTGGAAAAATTGGATCTGTATTGGTAAAAATACTACACGGTTTTGGTTGTAAAATACTTGTTCAAGATGTCATTGAAGATGAAAATCTAATCAATTCTTATAACGTAAGCTATACCGACTGTGAAACCATCTGCAAACAGTCTGATATTATAAGCTTGCACGTACCATTAACGACTTCAACAAAACATTTGATTGATGCCAAGCATATTTCATTGATGAAACAAGGCGTAATGCTTATCAATACAAGTCGTGGAGGATTGGTAGATACTAAAGCAGTCATCGAAGGATTGAAAACTAAAAAAATTGGGTATTTCGGAATAGATGTGTATGAGGAAGAAGAAGGATTGTTCTTTGAAGACCATTCCGACGACATTTTGCAAGACGATGTGATTGCCCGATTAATGACCTTCAACAATGTTTTGATAACCAGTCATCAGGCCTTCTTGACCGAAACAGCATTGACAAATATTGCTGAAACCACGATATATAATCTAGACTGTTTTGAAAAAGGCAAAGTTTCAGGAAACGAAGTTTCTTGA
- a CDS encoding thymidine phosphorylase family protein yields MEQHSNILKYKHLGIYTQNENVVYMREDCHVCISEGFEALTRIRISKATHSIVASLNIINSDMLLPNEIGLSDAAAKKLNVSDNDTLYVSHLEPIESLSHVRAKIYNKKLDYKAYNNIITDIVEGDYSNIHLSAFITACAGDRMDIDEISDLTKAMIASGKQLNWNKDIVVDKHCIGGLPGNRTTPLVVAIVAAYGLTMPKTSSRAITSPAGTADTMEVLTNVTLSSEEIKTVVEKEGGCFVWGGTAQLSPADDVLIKIEKALDIDSEGQLIASVLSKKAAAGSTHVVIDIPVGETAKVRSTEMAQKLKNHMETVGTSVDLNVKVVVTDGTQPVGRGIGPTLEAIDILKVLKNEEDAPKDLTERALLLATELLELSGKVEKGKGLETAREILKSGQAYKKFLAICNAQGRFSKPVLAPYKTEIRAENSGVLKRIDNRKIAKLAKLSGAPQSKSAGILLNVHLNEKIEIDQLLYTIYAESKGELNYALEYKNNHNDILTII; encoded by the coding sequence ATGGAACAACACTCAAACATTCTAAAATACAAACATCTGGGTATTTATACCCAGAACGAAAATGTGGTGTATATGCGTGAAGATTGCCACGTCTGTATTTCCGAAGGTTTTGAAGCACTTACAAGAATAAGGATTTCAAAGGCAACCCATTCAATTGTAGCAAGCCTCAACATTATAAATTCAGATATGCTGTTGCCCAACGAAATTGGACTATCAGATGCAGCTGCAAAAAAGCTAAATGTTTCAGACAATGACACTTTGTATGTTTCACATTTAGAACCTATTGAATCTTTAAGTCACGTTAGGGCAAAAATCTATAACAAAAAACTGGATTATAAGGCCTATAACAACATCATAACCGATATCGTGGAAGGCGATTATTCCAACATCCACCTTTCGGCATTTATTACTGCCTGTGCTGGCGACCGAATGGATATTGATGAAATAAGTGACCTTACTAAAGCAATGATTGCTTCCGGAAAGCAACTGAACTGGAACAAGGATATCGTGGTCGACAAGCATTGCATTGGTGGATTGCCTGGCAATAGAACAACACCATTGGTCGTTGCCATTGTTGCCGCGTATGGTCTTACTATGCCAAAAACATCCTCACGGGCAATCACTTCGCCAGCAGGCACAGCAGATACAATGGAAGTATTGACCAATGTTACGCTCTCTTCCGAGGAAATAAAGACTGTAGTAGAAAAAGAAGGCGGATGTTTTGTTTGGGGAGGCACGGCGCAGTTAAGTCCTGCCGATGATGTGCTCATCAAAATTGAAAAAGCCTTGGATATTGATAGTGAAGGGCAGCTCATTGCTTCGGTACTCTCTAAAAAAGCAGCAGCTGGTTCCACTCACGTGGTCATTGATATTCCCGTGGGTGAAACCGCCAAGGTTCGCAGTACCGAAATGGCTCAAAAACTAAAAAATCATATGGAAACCGTTGGGACATCTGTTGACTTGAATGTAAAAGTTGTAGTTACGGATGGCACGCAGCCTGTTGGAAGGGGTATCGGTCCAACATTAGAAGCCATAGATATATTAAAAGTTTTGAAAAATGAGGAAGATGCACCTAAAGACTTAACAGAAAGAGCATTGCTTTTAGCTACTGAACTATTAGAACTTTCTGGAAAAGTAGAAAAAGGAAAGGGACTGGAAACCGCACGTGAAATTCTCAAATCTGGTCAGGCTTATAAAAAATTCCTTGCTATTTGTAATGCGCAAGGTCGCTTTTCAAAACCTGTTTTAGCACCCTATAAAACCGAAATTAGAGCAGAAAACTCTGGGGTTTTAAAGCGCATAGATAATAGAAAGATAGCAAAACTCGCCAAGCTTTCCGGCGCACCGCAGTCTAAATCGGCAGGGATTCTTTTGAATGTCCATTTAAATGAAAAAATTGAAATAGACCAATTATTATATACCATATATGCTGAATCCAAAGGCGAACTCAACTATGCTCTGGAATATAAAAACAACCATAACGACATCCTAACTATAATTTAA
- a CDS encoding ATP-dependent 6-phosphofructokinase, whose translation MSTNKIKHIGVFTSGGDSPGMNAALYAIAKSAEVKGIKVSGFRKGYEGLIDGDLVPLASHELKKITQKGGTILKTARSKRFLELEGRKKALQTLKANNIDALIAIGGDGTFKGLLAFSEICDIPFIGIPGTIDNDISGTDYTLGFDSAVNTAIENIDKIKDTAESHNRVFIVEVMGRDSGYIAIHSGLMVGADAILIPESAKDFIYLLDKIKNYDSEDAFLVVVSEGDEIGAELVSSKIKEVNPNVDIRITRLGHVQRGGNPSALDRMLGIKLGVAAVKTLLRGKKNVMVGILNNQLHLTSFKEVVKQHQVNNELYELLELFGK comes from the coding sequence ATGAGCACTAATAAAATTAAACATATAGGCGTATTTACTTCAGGAGGCGACAGTCCTGGAATGAACGCTGCATTGTACGCCATTGCAAAATCCGCTGAAGTAAAGGGTATAAAAGTAAGTGGTTTTCGAAAAGGGTATGAAGGGTTGATAGACGGTGATTTGGTTCCATTAGCATCACACGAACTAAAAAAAATAACCCAAAAAGGCGGTACCATTCTAAAAACAGCAAGAAGCAAACGATTTCTGGAATTAGAGGGCCGTAAAAAAGCATTGCAAACTCTAAAAGCAAACAACATAGATGCTTTAATTGCTATTGGTGGCGATGGCACTTTTAAAGGTTTATTGGCTTTTTCAGAAATATGCGACATCCCATTCATTGGTATTCCCGGGACTATTGACAACGATATATCTGGTACTGATTATACCCTTGGTTTTGATTCCGCAGTAAACACGGCTATTGAAAATATTGATAAAATAAAGGACACTGCCGAATCTCATAACCGCGTATTTATTGTTGAAGTAATGGGAAGGGATTCAGGCTACATCGCTATTCATTCGGGATTAATGGTAGGTGCAGATGCCATACTAATTCCTGAAAGTGCAAAAGATTTTATTTACCTATTGGACAAGATTAAAAATTACGATAGCGAAGATGCTTTTCTTGTCGTGGTTTCTGAAGGTGATGAAATAGGCGCTGAACTGGTTTCCTCAAAAATAAAGGAAGTCAATCCCAATGTCGATATACGAATTACGAGGCTTGGGCACGTTCAGCGAGGTGGAAATCCGTCAGCTTTAGATAGAATGTTGGGCATTAAACTTGGAGTGGCAGCTGTAAAAACACTTTTACGAGGCAAAAAAAATGTAATGGTAGGAATCTTAAATAATCAATTGCATCTAACCTCTTTTAAAGAGGTGGTCAAGCAACATCAAGTAAATAATGAATTATACGAACTTTTAGAACTATTTGGAAAGTAA
- a CDS encoding ATP cone domain-containing protein yields MKDSINIVKYSGDVVPFDVDKLINSLRRAQASEELIQQIVDQVENKIYEGITTKKIYQMAFKILKGKSRVSASKYKLKKALMELGPSGFPFEKLVGKLLAHEGFSTQVGVIVQGNCVQHEIDVIAQKDNNHYMIECKYHSDQGRVCNVKIPLYIHSRFLDVEKQWERQKGHEDKLHKGGVYTNTRFTTDAVQYGKCVGLLLTSWDYPMGNGLKDRIDKLGLHPLTALTTLTKAEKTKLLDTGIVLCKELHEKPALLEQIGIDKKRHKKILEDSEALCKST; encoded by the coding sequence ATGAAAGATTCAATCAACATAGTGAAATATTCTGGCGACGTGGTTCCTTTTGATGTGGATAAACTTATCAATTCCTTAAGACGTGCACAAGCTAGTGAAGAATTGATTCAGCAAATTGTTGACCAAGTTGAAAACAAAATATATGAAGGCATTACCACTAAAAAAATCTACCAGATGGCATTTAAAATACTTAAAGGCAAATCACGTGTAAGTGCCTCAAAGTATAAGCTCAAAAAAGCATTGATGGAATTAGGTCCTTCTGGTTTTCCTTTTGAAAAGTTAGTAGGCAAACTATTGGCACACGAAGGATTTTCAACACAGGTTGGTGTGATTGTACAGGGTAATTGCGTTCAGCACGAAATAGATGTGATAGCGCAAAAAGACAATAATCATTATATGATTGAATGCAAATACCACAGTGACCAAGGTAGGGTTTGTAATGTGAAAATCCCCTTATACATCCATTCAAGATTTTTGGATGTGGAAAAACAATGGGAACGCCAAAAAGGTCACGAGGATAAACTTCATAAGGGAGGTGTATATACCAATACACGATTTACCACCGATGCTGTGCAATATGGTAAATGCGTGGGATTATTATTAACAAGTTGGGATTACCCGATGGGAAACGGTTTAAAAGACAGAATAGACAAGTTGGGACTGCACCCTTTAACGGCATTGACTACCCTGACCAAAGCCGAAAAAACAAAGTTATTGGATACAGGCATCGTGCTCTGCAAAGAGCTTCACGAAAAACCTGCGTTATTGGAACAGATAGGAATTGATAAAAAAAGACACAAAAAGATTTTAGAAGATTCAGAAGCACTATGTAAAAGCACTTGA